The proteins below are encoded in one region of Arenibacter algicola:
- a CDS encoding DUF3822 family protein, with protein MTNETTNSILENSKSEYHKLSIQVSLNGLSFCVLDTLSNTILASERLVFENELTPYAVQKEIKQLFEKNRIRDVKFSEVVVIHRNNLFCLVPKPLFNEEELANYLKFNAKILANDHLEYDEIKSLDMVNVYVPFMNINNYIYDLFGEFEFMHHGTIMIQTLTNHHGNQSEPICYVHLIEGHMDIAVISNKKLILYNNFSFATKEDFIYYLLFTMEQLKLDTETTKLKLFGSIEEGDELYNMCHQYVRDISIFVPSNTSFHHFGGTDKETIDFTLLNTL; from the coding sequence ATGACAAACGAAACGACCAATAGCATTTTAGAGAATTCTAAATCGGAATATCATAAATTGTCCATTCAAGTTAGCTTGAATGGACTTTCTTTTTGTGTTCTGGATACACTTTCCAATACAATTCTTGCTTCCGAAAGACTGGTTTTTGAAAATGAACTTACTCCCTATGCCGTTCAAAAGGAAATAAAACAGCTTTTTGAGAAAAATAGAATAAGGGACGTAAAATTTTCAGAAGTCGTTGTAATACACAGGAACAACCTTTTCTGCCTAGTCCCAAAGCCACTTTTCAACGAAGAAGAGCTGGCCAATTACCTAAAATTCAATGCAAAAATCTTGGCCAACGACCATCTGGAATATGATGAAATTAAAAGTTTGGACATGGTAAACGTTTATGTTCCCTTTATGAATATAAACAACTATATATACGACCTTTTCGGTGAATTTGAATTTATGCACCATGGGACGATCATGATCCAGACCTTGACAAACCACCATGGCAACCAAAGCGAGCCCATTTGTTATGTACACCTCATAGAGGGACATATGGACATCGCCGTAATTTCCAACAAAAAGTTGATTCTATACAATAACTTCAGTTTTGCTACCAAGGAGGATTTTATTTATTACCTTTTATTTACCATGGAACAATTGAAATTGGATACTGAAACCACTAAGCTCAAACTTTTTGGATCTATTGAAGAAGGAGATGAACTATACAATATGTGCCATCAATATGTAAGGGACATTTCCATTTTCGTCCCCTCCAACACTTCATTTCATCATTTTGGGGGAACAGATAAGGAAACAATAGATTTTACTCTACTAAACACTCTTTAA
- a CDS encoding ATP-dependent DNA helicase codes for MTSITDATFFKLLKDKFPHDPTAKQSVALQKLASFVLSKEKESVFMLKGFAGTGKTTIVGTIVTNLWKTTMKAVLMAPTGRAAKVMSNYSGTQAFTIHRKIYFPKKQSGGGVQFVLSPNKHRNTIFIVDEASMIPDTPTDSKLMENGSLLDDLLMYVYSGHNCKLILIGDTAQLPPVHLNISPALDENQLALNYNKEVIKLELDEVVRQAEDSGILVNATNLREQLQSEFFDDFKFSVSHYTDIVRLVDGNDIQEAIDDSYSQNGKEETAIIVRSNKRANLYNENIRNRILYLENELATGDYMMVVKNNYFWLKPTSEAGFIANGDIIEVLEIFAIKELYGFKFAEVKVKLVDYPNQKPFETVLLLDTIMAETPSLSYDDGNRLYQEVMKDYADEKSKYKKFLAVKNNKFFNALQVKFSYAITCHKSQGGQWNTVFVEQPYLPNGIDKEYLRWLYTAVTRAKHKLYLIGFKDDFFVD; via the coding sequence ATGACTTCTATAACCGACGCTACTTTTTTTAAACTACTGAAAGATAAATTTCCGCATGACCCAACTGCCAAGCAGTCAGTGGCTTTGCAAAAACTTGCAAGTTTTGTTTTGTCCAAGGAAAAGGAGAGCGTTTTTATGTTAAAAGGGTTTGCAGGTACTGGGAAAACTACCATTGTTGGTACAATTGTGACCAATCTTTGGAAGACCACCATGAAGGCCGTTTTAATGGCTCCTACCGGGAGGGCAGCAAAGGTAATGTCCAATTATTCTGGAACACAAGCTTTCACGATTCATAGAAAAATTTATTTTCCCAAAAAACAGAGTGGGGGTGGGGTACAATTCGTCTTATCACCCAATAAGCATAGAAATACCATTTTTATAGTGGATGAAGCTTCCATGATTCCGGATACGCCAACGGATTCGAAGTTGATGGAAAATGGGTCTCTCTTGGACGATTTGCTAATGTATGTGTATTCAGGACATAATTGTAAGCTAATCCTCATTGGTGATACCGCACAGCTTCCTCCGGTACATTTAAATATTAGTCCGGCTCTGGATGAAAATCAATTGGCCTTGAATTATAACAAGGAAGTTATAAAACTGGAGTTGGACGAAGTGGTGAGGCAGGCCGAGGATTCAGGAATTTTAGTAAATGCCACCAACTTAAGGGAGCAGTTGCAAAGTGAATTCTTTGATGATTTTAAGTTTTCGGTGAGTCACTATACAGATATAGTGCGCTTGGTGGATGGCAATGATATCCAGGAGGCTATAGACGATTCCTATTCGCAAAATGGCAAAGAGGAAACCGCTATTATAGTTCGCTCCAATAAACGGGCCAATCTATATAATGAGAATATTAGGAATAGAATCCTATATCTAGAAAACGAGTTGGCCACTGGGGACTATATGATGGTAGTCAAAAACAACTATTTTTGGTTAAAGCCTACTTCCGAAGCTGGTTTTATTGCCAACGGCGATATCATTGAGGTCTTGGAGATATTTGCCATTAAGGAGTTATACGGATTTAAATTTGCGGAGGTAAAGGTGAAATTGGTAGATTATCCCAATCAAAAACCGTTTGAAACTGTGCTTTTATTGGATACCATTATGGCAGAGACTCCTTCTTTGTCCTATGATGACGGCAACCGTCTTTATCAGGAAGTTATGAAGGATTATGCCGATGAGAAATCCAAATACAAAAAGTTTTTGGCAGTAAAGAACAATAAGTTCTTCAATGCGCTCCAAGTTAAATTCTCCTACGCCATAACCTGTCATAAGTCCCAAGGGGGGCAATGGAATACCGTCTTTGTGGAACAGCCGTATTTGCCTAACGGAATAGACAAGGAATATCTTCGCTGGTTATATACCGCCGTGACCAGGGCTAAGCATAAATTGTACCTTATAGGCTTTAAGGACGATTTTTTTGTTGATTAG
- a CDS encoding DUF4126 domain-containing protein, giving the protein MTFETVLSIFLGIGLAASVGFRIFLPLFALSLAAYFGVWQLNENWEWVGSMAALITFGVATIVEIFAYFIPWLDNLLDSFAIPMAALAGTAVMVSTASNLDPVITWTLAIIAGGGTATAIKGASATGRLASTATTGGTANPVIGLVETGTAAVVTTASIFAPILAAFLVLIILIVIYRLYRKFRPRT; this is encoded by the coding sequence ATGACTTTTGAGACCGTTTTAAGCATATTTTTAGGTATTGGGCTGGCGGCATCTGTAGGCTTTAGGATTTTTTTGCCTCTGTTTGCCTTAAGTTTGGCCGCTTATTTTGGTGTATGGCAACTAAATGAAAATTGGGAATGGGTAGGGAGTATGGCCGCCTTAATAACTTTTGGCGTTGCCACTATCGTGGAAATTTTCGCATATTTTATTCCTTGGTTGGACAATTTGTTGGATAGTTTTGCAATTCCTATGGCTGCTTTGGCGGGTACCGCTGTAATGGTGTCAACAGCTTCCAATTTGGATCCAGTGATTACCTGGACCTTGGCTATAATAGCGGGAGGGGGTACGGCCACTGCGATAAAAGGAGCTTCGGCTACCGGCAGATTGGCTTCTACGGCCACCACCGGGGGAACGGCCAATCCTGTTATTGGTCTGGTGGAAACGGGCACTGCGGCAGTAGTAACTACAGCATCAATTTTCGCCCCTATTCTTGCTGCGTTTTTGGTCCTTATTATATTGATCGTTATATATAGGTTGTATAGAAAGTTTAGACCGAGAACATAA